The following are encoded in a window of Pseudalgibacter alginicilyticus genomic DNA:
- the rbfA gene encoding 30S ribosome-binding factor RbfA, whose amino-acid sequence MSNVEESQRQKKIASVLQNDLADVLQKAATDGGLRGVLISVSKVKVTVDLSVAKVYLSIFPNNKGIELLKGIKSNTPLIKHEIAQRTKQQLRRMPSLEFFIDDSLEYIDQIDKSLKGKENPLQDPSLLDKRKKS is encoded by the coding sequence ATGAGTAACGTAGAGGAAAGTCAAAGACAAAAAAAAATAGCATCTGTATTACAAAACGATTTGGCCGATGTGCTTCAAAAAGCAGCAACCGATGGTGGTTTGAGAGGCGTATTAATTTCTGTATCTAAAGTAAAAGTTACGGTAGATTTATCCGTAGCTAAAGTATATTTAAGTATTTTTCCTAATAATAAGGGTATAGAACTTTTAAAGGGTATTAAATCCAACACACCACTTATAAAACATGAAATAGCACAACGTACCAAGCAGCAATTACGACGCATGCCAAGTTTAGAATTTTTTATTGACGACTCTTTAGAGTATATTGACCAAATAGACAAGTCTTTAAAAGGTAAAGAAAACCCATTGCAAGACCCTTCTTTATTAGACAAACGTAAAAAATCTTAA
- a CDS encoding GH1 family beta-glucosidase produces MTKKTKQSTFKLKARDFGNNFVWGVSTAAYQIEGAHNIDGKGVSIWDVFTTKKGAIQQNENANTAVDFYHKYKEDILLMKSMNIPNFRFSLSWSRLIPNGEGEINLEGINFYNRVIDFCLECNITPWITLYHWDLPQALEEKGGWTNRDILEWFENYASLCAKQFGDRVKHWMVLNEPMVFTGAGYFLGVHAPGQKRLKKFLPAIHHAVLCQALGGRILRNLIPNSVIGTTFSCSEVTPYRNTKKDIFAVKKADALLNRLFIEPVLGLGYPTEKVPVLKQIKTYVHPNDMENAKFEFDFIGVQNYTREVIKHSYYVPYIYSKIVKASNRNVKTTLMDWEVYPPSIYNMIKQFNQYKSIKKIIITENGAAFNDILQNGEIHDVDRLNYFQTYLQQVYKAKQDGLNVEGYFAWTFTDNFEWAEGYRPRFGLVYVDFSTQKRFIKASGKWFKKFLKTLNN; encoded by the coding sequence ATGACGAAAAAAACTAAACAATCAACTTTTAAATTAAAAGCTAGGGATTTCGGTAACAATTTTGTTTGGGGAGTATCAACCGCTGCATACCAAATTGAAGGCGCTCATAATATTGATGGAAAAGGAGTTTCTATTTGGGACGTTTTTACAACAAAAAAAGGTGCAATTCAACAAAATGAAAATGCCAATACTGCTGTTGATTTTTACCATAAATACAAAGAAGATATTCTTCTTATGAAATCTATGAATATCCCCAATTTCAGGTTTTCACTTTCTTGGTCAAGACTTATTCCCAATGGCGAAGGAGAGATTAATTTAGAGGGTATTAATTTTTACAATCGAGTTATTGATTTTTGTTTAGAATGCAACATTACTCCATGGATAACCTTATATCATTGGGATTTACCACAAGCCCTTGAAGAAAAAGGAGGCTGGACTAACAGAGATATTTTAGAATGGTTTGAAAACTATGCCAGCCTTTGCGCTAAACAATTTGGCGACCGTGTTAAACATTGGATGGTATTGAACGAACCTATGGTATTTACAGGAGCAGGTTACTTTTTAGGAGTGCATGCTCCTGGACAAAAAAGATTAAAAAAATTTTTACCCGCAATACATCATGCTGTTTTATGCCAAGCTTTAGGTGGACGTATTTTACGAAATCTAATTCCAAACAGTGTTATTGGCACAACATTTTCATGCTCTGAAGTTACACCTTACAGAAATACAAAAAAGGATATTTTTGCTGTCAAAAAAGCAGATGCACTTCTCAATAGGCTTTTTATTGAACCCGTATTAGGTTTAGGTTATCCAACAGAAAAAGTACCTGTTTTAAAACAAATTAAAACTTACGTGCATCCAAATGACATGGAAAATGCAAAATTTGAATTCGATTTTATAGGTGTTCAAAACTACACACGTGAAGTTATAAAACACAGTTACTATGTACCTTATATTTATTCAAAAATTGTAAAGGCCTCCAATCGAAATGTAAAAACTACCTTAATGGATTGGGAAGTTTACCCTCCCAGTATTTATAACATGATTAAGCAATTCAACCAATATAAAAGCATTAAAAAAATTATCATCACTGAAAATGGCGCAGCCTTTAATGACATATTGCAAAATGGAGAAATTCATGATGTTGATAGACTTAATTACTTTCAAACCTATTTACAACAAGTTTACAAAGCAAAACAAGATGGGTTAAATGTGGAAGGCTATTTTGCATGGACTTTTACTGATAATTTTGAATGGGCTGAAGGATACCGTCCCAGATTTGGATTAGTTTATGTTGATTTTTCAACACAAAAACGATTCATCAAAGCTTCAGGTAAGTGGTTTAAAAAATTTCTTAAAACCTTAAATAATTGA
- a CDS encoding glycosyltransferase family protein translates to MKVLYAIQGTGNGHLSRARDIIPILQKKQIELDILVSGTQADIDIPYPITYQLKGLSFIFGKQGGVNMWKTYLRANTNRLQKEINSLPIEKYDLIINDFEPVSAWACKLKNKPCVSLSHQAAVLSLNAPKPFKKDRLGKFILKKYAPTTKQFGFHFKAYQEHIFTPVIRQDIRNIVCNTLDYYTVYLPSYGDDKILKILSKIKNTKWEVFSKHNKKIITDNNITIQPINNEAFVKSMANSKGILCGAGFETPAEALFMKKKLMVIPMKGQYEQQCNAAALKQMGVPVIKSLKKKHLKTLIEWTETDSIIEVNYPDMTEQIINQLLQECIA, encoded by the coding sequence ATGAAAGTTTTATACGCCATTCAAGGTACTGGAAATGGACACCTAAGCAGGGCACGCGACATTATTCCTATTCTTCAAAAAAAACAAATAGAATTAGATATTCTTGTTAGTGGCACTCAGGCGGATATTGATATCCCTTACCCTATAACCTATCAATTAAAAGGACTGAGTTTTATATTTGGAAAACAAGGAGGTGTTAATATGTGGAAAACGTATTTAAGAGCTAATACCAATAGACTTCAAAAAGAAATAAACAGCCTTCCTATTGAAAAATACGACTTAATTATAAATGATTTTGAACCTGTTTCAGCATGGGCATGTAAACTGAAAAACAAACCCTGTGTAAGCTTAAGTCACCAAGCTGCCGTACTATCTTTAAATGCACCTAAACCATTCAAGAAAGATCGTTTAGGGAAATTTATCTTAAAAAAATACGCCCCAACTACCAAACAATTCGGATTTCATTTTAAAGCATATCAAGAGCATATATTCACACCAGTTATTAGGCAAGATATTCGAAATATAGTTTGTAATACATTAGATTATTATACAGTTTATTTACCTTCTTATGGGGATGATAAAATATTAAAAATACTGTCTAAAATAAAAAATACTAAATGGGAAGTGTTTTCTAAGCACAATAAAAAAATAATTACAGATAACAATATTACTATTCAACCCATAAACAATGAAGCTTTTGTAAAGAGCATGGCAAATAGCAAAGGTATTTTGTGTGGTGCTGGTTTTGAAACTCCAGCTGAAGCATTATTTATGAAGAAAAAACTAATGGTTATACCTATGAAAGGTCAGTACGAACAACAATGTAATGCCGCTGCTCTTAAACAAATGGGAGTACCGGTTATAAAATCATTAAAGAAAAAACACCTTAAGACACTTATTGAATGGACAGAAACAGACTCCATTATTGAAGTAAATTATCCAGACATGACAGAGCAAATTATTAACCAATTACTCCAAGAGTGCATTGCTTAA
- a CDS encoding UDP-2,3-diacylglucosamine diphosphatase has translation MTKRDVDIVVISDVHLGTYGCRAKELHKYLKSINPKRVILNGDIIDIWQFNKRYWPKSHMKVIKLIMKWIANGITVEYITGNHDEMLRKFVGFELGSFKIVNKLLLEIHGKKTWIFHGDVFDVTMQHSKWIAKLGAVGYDSLILLNSAINYFSIKFGGAPISMSKKIKNSVKSAVKFINNFEQIAADIAIENNYDYVICGHIHQPEIKKIKSENGSVIYLNSGDWIENLTALEFNDSKWALYSFEEDPAFYQNSKNNFEEELEEDQILESKALFQNLIKEFQFGKNIIEK, from the coding sequence ATGACAAAAAGAGATGTTGATATAGTAGTCATATCTGATGTTCATTTAGGAACCTATGGTTGTAGAGCAAAAGAGCTACATAAATACTTAAAATCTATTAATCCTAAAAGGGTCATTTTAAATGGTGATATTATAGATATTTGGCAATTCAATAAACGTTACTGGCCAAAGTCACATATGAAAGTTATAAAACTTATCATGAAATGGATTGCCAATGGCATAACTGTAGAGTACATTACAGGAAACCATGATGAAATGTTAAGAAAATTTGTAGGTTTTGAACTTGGTTCATTTAAAATAGTAAACAAATTACTTTTAGAAATTCACGGTAAAAAAACATGGATATTCCATGGAGATGTGTTTGATGTTACTATGCAACATTCCAAATGGATTGCCAAGTTAGGAGCAGTTGGTTATGATTCGTTAATTCTATTAAATAGTGCTATTAATTATTTTTCAATAAAATTTGGCGGAGCCCCCATATCCATGTCTAAAAAAATCAAAAATAGTGTAAAATCCGCTGTTAAATTTATCAATAATTTTGAACAAATTGCTGCTGATATTGCCATAGAAAACAATTATGACTATGTAATTTGTGGACATATTCATCAGCCAGAAATAAAAAAAATTAAATCAGAAAACGGTTCAGTTATATATCTTAATTCTGGAGATTGGATTGAAAATTTAACGGCTTTAGAATTCAATGACAGCAAATGGGCACTATATTCTTTTGAAGAAGACCCTGCTTTTTATCAAAATTCAAAAAATAATTTTGAAGAAGAATTGGAAGAAGATCAAATCCTTGAAAGCAAAGCACTTTTTCAAAACTTAATAAAAGAATTTCAATTCGGAAAAAACATTATCGAAAAATAA
- a CDS encoding PID-CTERM protein-sorting domain-containing protein codes for MTIQNKRTLASILFVLISFVCMHAQSGNEPPVPLPPGPPPPGAPIDGGVLFLACAALIYGAKKMIKK; via the coding sequence ATGACAATACAAAATAAAAGAACTTTAGCCTCAATCTTATTTGTATTAATAAGTTTTGTATGTATGCACGCTCAATCAGGTAATGAGCCTCCAGTTCCATTACCACCAGGTCCACCGCCTCCAGGTGCTCCAATAGATGGAGGTGTGTTATTTTTAGCTTGCGCTGCGTTAATTTATGGTGCTAAAAAAATGATTAAAAAATAA
- a CDS encoding riboflavin synthase, translating into MFTGIIEDMGVISNLKKDLDNLHISIKSRLAPELKVDQSVAHNGVCLTVVAINNDEYTVTAIKETLEKTNLQHLSINDKVNLERAMKLGDRLDGHIVQGHVDQTAICTNIEETNGSWVFTFSYNSKFNNITIEKGSITVNGTSLTVVNSQKDSFSVAIIPFTYKHTNFNSFKKGTVVNLEFDVLGKYVTKLMSLNN; encoded by the coding sequence ATGTTTACAGGAATTATTGAAGATATGGGCGTGATTTCCAATTTAAAAAAAGATCTAGACAATCTACATATCTCTATAAAAAGCAGGTTAGCTCCAGAGCTAAAAGTTGACCAAAGTGTTGCTCACAATGGCGTTTGCTTAACTGTGGTGGCTATAAATAATGACGAATACACCGTTACAGCAATCAAAGAAACCTTAGAAAAAACAAATCTACAACACCTTAGTATAAATGATAAGGTAAACTTAGAACGGGCGATGAAACTTGGTGATAGGTTAGATGGCCATATTGTACAAGGCCATGTAGACCAAACAGCTATTTGCACCAATATAGAAGAAACTAATGGAAGTTGGGTTTTTACATTTAGTTACAACTCCAAATTCAATAATATAACTATTGAAAAAGGTTCTATAACCGTTAATGGAACTAGTTTAACGGTTGTTAATTCTCAAAAAGATAGTTTTAGCGTAGCCATTATACCATTTACTTACAAGCATACAAACTTTAATTCCTTTAAAAAAGGAACGGTTGTAAATTTAGAATTTGATGTTTTAGGAAAATACGTAACGAAACTTATGAGTTTAAACAACTAA
- the pdxA gene encoding 4-hydroxythreonine-4-phosphate dehydrogenase PdxA, whose amino-acid sequence MKNAENIVVGISIGDLNGIGSEIVLKTFEDSRMLEFCTPVVFASAKTMTFLKNHFNSDVSFNGINDIKQLIYGKINVFNCWNNVVNIDFGKEDLKIGEYAIKSLEAATRALKNNDIDVLVTAPINKHNIQSDTFKFPGHTDYLAKELGGNSLMFMITNTLRVGLLTDHVPVKDIANHITSDLIQQKINTVYESLQQDFNISRPKIAVLGINPHTGDNGVIGIEDDTVLRPTLEKIKASGKLVFGPYAADSFFGSNNYKNFDTIIASYHDQGLIPFKTLSFGQGVNYTAGLNKVRTSPDHGTAYEIAGKGIADENSFKEAVFAAIEIYKNRSEYEELTSNPLKKAAKNERR is encoded by the coding sequence ATGAAGAACGCAGAAAATATAGTAGTTGGAATATCAATAGGTGACTTAAACGGCATTGGCAGTGAAATTGTTTTAAAAACTTTTGAAGATTCAAGAATGCTTGAATTTTGTACACCTGTAGTTTTTGCTTCAGCAAAAACTATGACTTTTTTAAAAAATCATTTTAATTCTGATGTTAGTTTTAATGGTATTAATGATATTAAGCAATTAATTTATGGAAAAATAAACGTGTTTAATTGTTGGAACAATGTTGTAAATATTGATTTTGGTAAAGAAGACCTTAAAATAGGTGAATATGCTATAAAATCATTGGAAGCGGCTACCAGAGCATTAAAAAATAACGATATTGATGTGCTGGTAACGGCGCCCATTAACAAGCATAATATTCAGTCGGATACATTTAAGTTTCCTGGGCATACAGATTATTTGGCTAAGGAGTTAGGGGGAAATAGTTTAATGTTTATGATAACAAATACTTTAAGGGTTGGTTTACTAACAGATCATGTGCCTGTTAAAGATATTGCAAATCATATTACATCAGATTTAATTCAACAAAAAATAAATACAGTTTATGAATCACTTCAACAAGATTTTAATATTTCAAGACCAAAAATAGCCGTTTTAGGTATTAACCCTCATACTGGGGATAATGGAGTTATAGGTATTGAAGACGATACTGTTTTAAGACCAACCTTAGAAAAAATTAAAGCATCAGGAAAATTAGTCTTTGGTCCCTATGCAGCAGATAGTTTTTTTGGTTCAAACAATTATAAAAACTTTGATACCATTATTGCTTCCTACCATGATCAAGGATTAATTCCTTTTAAAACGTTGTCGTTTGGTCAAGGTGTAAACTATACTGCGGGTTTAAATAAGGTTAGAACATCTCCAGACCATGGCACTGCTTATGAAATTGCAGGCAAAGGAATAGCTGATGAAAACTCATTTAAAGAAGCTGTTTTTGCTGCTATAGAAATATATAAAAATCGTTCTGAGTATGAGGAGCTTACTTCTAATCCCTTAAAAAAGGCAGCCAAAAATGAGCGTCGTTAA
- a CDS encoding YceD family protein, whose translation MKPLKEFTIPFVGLKIAKHQFEYKVNKTFFEYFEYEDFNDVNIKVDLVLEKKSTLLELHFKISGTVNVNCDVTNEPFNQSVENEFDLVVKFGEEYNDEYIDILIVPHGTYEINVQQYIYELTVLGVPTKRVHPGVEDGTLKSDILEKLEELSPKLKENKEKEEDIDPRWNTLKKLLTDK comes from the coding sequence ATGAAGCCATTAAAAGAGTTTACAATTCCATTTGTAGGGTTAAAAATAGCGAAACATCAATTTGAGTATAAGGTAAATAAAACGTTCTTTGAGTATTTTGAGTATGAAGATTTTAATGATGTAAACATTAAAGTTGATTTAGTTTTAGAAAAAAAATCAACTTTATTAGAATTACATTTTAAAATATCAGGTACTGTTAATGTTAATTGTGATGTAACTAATGAGCCATTTAATCAAAGTGTTGAAAATGAGTTTGATTTAGTGGTAAAGTTTGGGGAGGAATATAATGATGAATATATTGATATTCTTATTGTTCCACATGGTACGTATGAAATTAATGTACAACAGTATATATATGAATTAACGGTGCTTGGAGTACCAACAAAGCGCGTGCACCCGGGTGTAGAAGACGGCACATTAAAATCAGACATACTTGAAAAATTAGAAGAATTAAGCCCAAAGCTTAAAGAAAATAAAGAAAAAGAAGAGGATATTGATCCTCGTTGGAATACATTAAAGAAACTATTAACGGATAAATAA
- the rpmF gene encoding 50S ribosomal protein L32 yields MAHPKRKISKTRRDKRRTHYKATAPQIATCSATGEAHLYHRAHWYEGKLYYRGQVLIDNSEAVENVA; encoded by the coding sequence ATGGCACATCCTAAAAGAAAAATCTCGAAAACGAGAAGAGATAAAAGAAGAACACACTACAAAGCAACTGCGCCACAGATTGCAACTTGCTCTGCAACAGGGGAAGCTCACTTATATCATAGAGCACACTGGTACGAAGGTAAATTATATTACAGAGGTCAAGTTTTAATTGACAATTCAGAAGCTGTAGAAAACGTAGCATAA
- a CDS encoding beta-ketoacyl-ACP synthase III, with protein MSKISAAITAVGGYVPEYVLTNQILETMVDTNDEWITTRTGIKERRILKDDGKGTSYLAIKAAQDLINKKGINPKDIELVIVATATPDMKAASTASFTATEIGAINAFSFDMDAACSSFLYGMSVAASYIESGRYKNVLLIGADKMSSIINYKDRATCIIFGDGAGAVLFEPNQENLGFQDEYLRSDGSGREFLQATYGGSTYPINVQAVEEGRQFAFQEGRTVFKNAVFNMADAASKILERNKLTNHDVDWLVAHQANKRIIDATANRINLEEEKVMINIEKYGNTTSATLPLLLFDYESQLKKGDKLIFAAFGGGFNWGSIYLTWAYNSNN; from the coding sequence ATGAGTAAAATATCAGCAGCAATTACAGCTGTAGGAGGCTATGTTCCTGAATATGTGTTAACCAACCAAATTCTTGAAACAATGGTTGACACAAATGATGAATGGATAACGACACGAACAGGGATTAAAGAGCGTAGAATTCTTAAAGATGACGGTAAAGGAACTTCATATTTAGCTATTAAAGCGGCTCAAGATCTTATAAATAAAAAGGGAATTAACCCAAAAGACATAGAGCTTGTTATTGTTGCTACGGCAACACCAGACATGAAAGCGGCTTCAACAGCCTCTTTTACGGCTACAGAAATAGGCGCTATTAATGCGTTTTCATTTGATATGGATGCTGCTTGCTCTAGTTTTTTATATGGAATGTCAGTTGCAGCAAGTTATATTGAATCAGGAAGGTATAAAAATGTGCTCTTAATTGGAGCGGATAAAATGTCTTCTATCATTAATTATAAAGATCGAGCTACTTGTATTATTTTTGGAGATGGAGCAGGTGCTGTATTATTTGAACCAAATCAAGAAAATTTAGGATTTCAAGATGAATATTTAAGAAGTGATGGTTCAGGGCGCGAATTTTTACAAGCCACCTATGGAGGTTCTACATACCCTATAAATGTACAAGCTGTAGAAGAAGGCAGGCAATTTGCTTTTCAAGAAGGTAGAACAGTTTTTAAAAATGCTGTATTTAATATGGCTGATGCTGCCTCAAAAATTTTAGAAAGAAATAAATTAACAAACCATGACGTTGATTGGTTGGTAGCACATCAAGCAAATAAGCGTATTATTGACGCTACTGCAAACCGAATAAATTTAGAAGAGGAAAAAGTGATGATTAATATAGAAAAGTACGGTAATACTACATCGGCAACTTTACCGTTACTTTTATTTGATTATGAATCACAACTTAAAAAAGGAGATAAATTAATATTTGCTGCTTTTGGCGGCGGATTTAACTGGGGGTCCATTTATTTAACATGGGCATATAATTCAAATAATTAA
- the accB gene encoding acetyl-CoA carboxylase biotin carboxyl carrier protein: MDIKEIQNLIKFVAKSGASEVKLEMDDIKITIRTGSESDTTAIHYTPVAPQIPQATAHVAQEMPVQNVEAPAPAAASGSDDNSKYITIKSPIIGTFYRKPAPDKPLFVEVGQTISEGDVLCVIEAMKLFNEIESEVSGKIVKVLVDDSSPVEFDQPLFLVDPS, translated from the coding sequence ATGGATATCAAAGAGATTCAAAACTTAATTAAGTTTGTTGCAAAATCAGGGGCAAGCGAGGTTAAATTAGAAATGGATGATATAAAAATCACCATAAGAACAGGGTCAGAATCAGACACAACAGCCATTCATTACACACCTGTTGCACCGCAAATTCCTCAAGCAACAGCACATGTAGCACAAGAAATGCCAGTACAAAATGTAGAAGCGCCAGCACCAGCTGCTGCCAGTGGATCAGATGATAACTCAAAATACATTACTATAAAGTCGCCAATAATTGGTACATTTTACAGAAAACCAGCTCCAGACAAACCACTATTTGTTGAAGTGGGACAAACTATTTCTGAAGGCGATGTGCTTTGTGTAATTGAGGCTATGAAACTTTTCAATGAAATTGAATCTGAGGTTTCTGGAAAAATAGTTAAAGTATTAGTTGATGATTCTTCTCCTGTAGAGTTTGACCAACCATTGTTTTTAGTAGACCCATCATAA
- the accC gene encoding acetyl-CoA carboxylase biotin carboxylase subunit, translated as MFKKILIANRGEIALRVIRTCKEMGIKTVAVYSTADAESLHVKFADEAVCIGPASSALSYLKMSNIISAAEITNADAIHPGYGFLSENAKFSKICEEHGIKFIGASAEMIDRMGDKANAKETMKAAGVPCVPGSDGVIQTFEDCERIAKETGYPVMLKASAGGGGKGMRGVFKPENLKEAWDSARQESKAAFGNDDMYMEKLIEEPRHIEIQIVGDSTGKACHLSERDCSIQRRHQKLTEETPSPFMTDKLRDKMGKAAVKASEYIKYEGAGTIEFLVDKHRNFYFMEMNTRIQVEHPITEQVIDFDLIREQILVAAGVPISGKNYTPKLHSIECRINAEDPFNGFRPSPGVITTLHAPGGHGVRLDTHVYAGYTIPPNYDSMIAKLITTAQTREEAISKMKRALDEFVIEGVKTTIPFHRQLMDHPDYVAGNYTTKFMEDFVIEKQVEE; from the coding sequence ATGTTTAAAAAAATATTGATTGCCAACAGAGGAGAAATAGCACTACGTGTTATTAGAACCTGTAAAGAAATGGGTATTAAAACGGTGGCTGTATATTCTACTGCAGATGCAGAAAGTCTTCACGTTAAGTTTGCAGATGAAGCAGTTTGTATCGGTCCAGCATCCAGCGCACTTTCTTACTTAAAAATGTCCAATATTATATCAGCTGCAGAAATAACGAATGCAGATGCTATTCACCCTGGATATGGATTTTTATCTGAAAATGCTAAATTTTCAAAAATATGTGAAGAACATGGCATAAAATTTATTGGAGCTTCTGCAGAGATGATTGACAGAATGGGTGATAAGGCAAATGCTAAAGAAACCATGAAAGCTGCAGGTGTACCATGTGTGCCAGGAAGTGATGGTGTTATTCAAACCTTTGAAGATTGCGAAAGAATAGCTAAAGAAACAGGTTATCCTGTTATGCTAAAAGCATCTGCTGGTGGTGGAGGTAAAGGAATGCGAGGTGTTTTTAAGCCTGAAAATCTTAAAGAAGCTTGGGATTCGGCAAGACAAGAAAGTAAAGCTGCTTTTGGAAATGACGATATGTACATGGAAAAACTCATTGAAGAACCAAGGCATATAGAAATTCAAATAGTAGGTGATTCTACTGGGAAAGCTTGTCATTTATCTGAAAGAGATTGTTCGATTCAGCGCCGTCATCAAAAATTAACAGAAGAAACCCCTTCACCGTTTATGACGGATAAATTAAGGGATAAAATGGGTAAAGCAGCTGTTAAAGCTTCTGAATACATAAAATACGAAGGTGCAGGTACTATTGAGTTTTTAGTAGATAAGCACCGAAATTTCTATTTTATGGAAATGAATACACGTATTCAAGTTGAACACCCTATTACTGAACAGGTCATTGATTTTGATTTGATTCGTGAACAAATATTAGTAGCTGCAGGTGTGCCAATTTCAGGAAAAAATTACACTCCTAAATTACATTCTATTGAATGTAGAATAAATGCTGAAGATCCTTTTAATGGCTTTAGGCCATCACCAGGAGTTATTACTACATTGCACGCGCCTGGAGGCCATGGTGTACGTTTGGATACACATGTGTATGCTGGGTATACTATTCCGCCAAATTATGACTCTATGATTGCTAAGTTAATTACTACAGCGCAAACAAGAGAAGAGGCTATTAGCAAAATGAAGCGTGCTTTAGATGAGTTTGTTATTGAAGGTGTTAAAACCACTATTCCTTTTCATAGACAATTAATGGACCATCCAGATTATGTGGCGGGTAATTATACGACGAAGTTTATGGAAGACTTTGTTATAGAAAAACAAGTTGAAGAATAA
- the mtgA gene encoding monofunctional biosynthetic peptidoglycan transglycosylase — MKRFFKLIFKGVLWLFIVSIAITFIYKWLPVPLTPLMIIRSIEQYQAQKDIVWKHHWVSIDKISKNLQLAVICSEDQNFLNHNGFDLKAIEKAIEFNKQGKQIRGASTISQQTAKNIFLWPQRSWLRKGLEVYFTFLIELMWSKERIIEVYLNSIEMGNGIYGAGAASQYWFKKSANKLTQMESAAIAAILPNPRVYKANPASNYIHGRKHWIVRQMGYFGPLDYIKQNDKSNKN; from the coding sequence ATAAAACGCTTTTTCAAACTCATTTTTAAAGGGGTGCTTTGGTTATTTATTGTGTCCATAGCAATTACTTTTATATATAAATGGCTGCCAGTTCCACTAACTCCACTTATGATTATAAGGAGTATTGAACAATATCAAGCCCAAAAAGACATTGTTTGGAAACACCATTGGGTCTCTATTGATAAAATTTCGAAAAATCTACAATTGGCTGTCATATGTAGTGAAGATCAAAATTTTTTAAATCACAACGGATTTGATTTAAAAGCGATTGAAAAAGCCATTGAATTTAATAAACAAGGAAAACAGATTCGTGGGGCGAGTACTATAAGCCAACAAACAGCTAAAAATATTTTTTTATGGCCTCAACGTAGTTGGTTGCGTAAAGGCTTAGAAGTTTATTTCACCTTTTTAATAGAGCTCATGTGGTCTAAAGAGCGAATTATAGAAGTGTATTTAAACAGTATTGAAATGGGGAATGGTATTTACGGTGCGGGAGCAGCATCGCAATATTGGTTTAAAAAATCGGCTAATAAATTAACACAAATGGAATCAGCAGCTATAGCAGCTATTCTACCAAACCCAAGAGTTTATAAAGCAAATCCGGCCTCTAATTATATTCATGGCAGAAAGCATTGGATAGTTCGTCAAATGGGATATTTTGGACCGTTAGATTATATTAAACAAAATGATAAATCCAATAAAAATTAA
- a CDS encoding TlpA family protein disulfide reductase, which produces MIYSKKRKTILLILIISLNILFYSCINKKNDSGVSQSRLDDNNKIPIYNFESLERLLYTQNKNIHIINFWAMWCAPCVKELPIIQEYEKNNPNVEVILVSLDFPEDIETKLMPFLNDKGITSKVVLLDDPDANSWIDKVNPNWSGAIPYTIIFNNEKRSFHERAFSSLIDLETEINSTFNN; this is translated from the coding sequence ATGATTTACTCTAAGAAAAGAAAAACGATTTTATTAATTTTAATAATTTCTCTTAACATCCTATTTTATTCCTGCATAAATAAAAAAAATGATTCAGGGGTTAGTCAGAGTCGATTAGATGATAATAATAAAATACCAATTTACAATTTTGAATCATTAGAAAGGTTGTTATACACTCAAAATAAGAATATTCACATTATAAATTTTTGGGCTATGTGGTGTGCTCCTTGTGTAAAGGAACTTCCTATAATTCAGGAATATGAAAAAAACAATCCTAATGTAGAAGTTATATTAGTTAGTCTCGATTTTCCTGAAGATATTGAAACTAAACTTATGCCATTTTTAAATGATAAAGGAATAACGTCTAAAGTGGTATTATTAGATGATCCTGATGCTAATAGTTGGATTGATAAAGTGAATCCGAATTGGTCTGGTGCAATTCCATACACTATAATATTTAATAATGAAAAACGTTCGTTTCATGAGCGGGCCTTTAGTAGTCTAATAGATTTAGAAACAGAAATAAATTCAACTTTTAATAATTAA